Genomic DNA from Salinibacter pepae:
TCCGTCGGTCGTACTGGAAGGGCTCGCGGATGACGTAGATGCCCAGGTCGCGCCGGGCGTTGCCGTTGTTGCCGATGTCGCCGAGGTAGAGGGTGCGGTCCTCCACCGCGATGTCCTCGTAGTCGATGTGGGCGGCCGCCCCGATCTGGACGCCCGGCCACGGTGGATTGGCGCTGCTGTCGGCATCGCCCCCCGCCGCGTAGTCGCCGGCGTGCCAGGGGGCCACGTGCACCGCGCCGGTGCTGTCGATGGCGAAGAGGCGGGGGCGATCCCCGCTGTCGTTATGCACCCACCACACGTTCTCCTGCCACCGACTCCGCACGATGCCGCTGATCTCATCGATCGGAGAATGGGCCGCGCGGCCAGCGTGTGTCAGGGCGACACTGTCAGGGGCCTGGGCGTATCCCTTAAGAGGAAGTTCTCCGCCTAACAGAAAGAGCACGCAGATGAGAAGAGAAGCTCGACGAGATGTGGTCATTGCGATGGCCATTGACGAGAAGTGCTGTGATGCCATTCAAGCAGACGCTCCAAAAACACGAAACGGGCGGCCGCCTCGCGACGACCGCCCGATCCGTAGAGGATTCAATTTCTCACAGGACTTAGAAGTTGTAGCGGACGCCAAACTTCATCTGCCACTGCGAGCTGTAGGTCGAACCGGTCCGGATCTCGTCGAAGATCTCGTCCTGGTTGAGCGTGCGGATTTGATCGGCCACGCCGTCGCCGTTGGTGTCCACCGCATTGTCGATCACGCCCTGGGCCGTGTAGACCGGCGTCAGGTTCATGCCCGCGGGGTTCCCCTCCTCGGGGTTTTCGCCCGGGGGATTCTCAAACCCGTTGAAGGAGGTCAGATTCACCTGGTTGAGCCCGGCGTAGCGCTCGCCCCAGTCCGTGCCGAACACATCGCCCAGCAGACTGGAGAAGTTGAACACGTTCGCCGTCAGCTCCACGCTCTGCCGGCGTCCCAGCAGCTCCTGGAAGATTTCGAGGCGGAGGTTGAGGTCCACGACTCCTTCCCACGGCGACCGGTCGGCGTTGCGCGAGGTGTACTCGCCACGCTTCCGGCTCAGGTAGTCGTTCTGGCGGATAAACTGATCAAGCGCCGCGGCCTGTTGCTCGGCCGTGATGGTCGGTCCGGTCTCTTGATCAATGTCCGAGAACTCCAGACTGCTGGCCGTCCGCGGCACGTAGAACAGCGAATTCGCCTCGCCTCGCTCCTGGACCATGTTCTCGCTGCCGCCGATCACGTAGGAGAACGGCCGTCCGGACTGGCCATCGTAGATCAGCGTCGTCGTAAGGGCAAACCGGTCTCCCAGCTGCTGGCGGTAGGAGAACCGCCCCAGGACACGGTGACCGGGCGAGAAGTCCGACCGGGCCAGGTCGAGGCTGTTGGCGCCGTCGACGTGCTCCACACCGTCCCAGAGCGAGTTCACCTGGGAGGAGAGCCCGTCGTTTACGGAATAGGACTCCCCGTAGGTGTAGGACACGTCGGTCCGCAGGCCGCTGTTTTCCGTCACGATGCCCTCAAACGTTTTTCGGAGCCGGGCCGTGAGGTTGTAGGAGTATCCGCGGCTCGTATTCCCCACGCGGTGGATGTTTGAGTAGCGCGTGTCGATGCGCTGGTCGCCGGCCTGTGTGTACTCGCTGTTTCCCGGGCCGTACTCCTCCGGCACCCAGATGGGCCGGTTGTCGGGCCCGTTCAGCGTTTCGTTGGCCGGGCGCAGGTTCACGTTCGTGACCAGGACGTTTTTGAGGGTGTTGGAGTACTGCGCCTCAAACGTTCCCACGATGCCGCCCGGCAGTTCCTGATCCACTCCGATCGAGGTGCGCCAGAAGCGAGGGTTGAAGTAGTTCTCCTCAAACATTTCCAGGCGCCCGCTCGGGATGAGGTCCGTGGGGCTACGGTCCGAGACGTCGGCCACCGTCAGCCCGTTCTCGGGATTCGGCCGGAACGGCACGTCGTCCACGATGAAGTCCACGCTTCCGGTATTCGTGCCATTGTTGAGGTACATGCCGCCGGGCCAGACGAACGGCTGCCGGCTGGTAAAGACCCCGGTTCCGCCTCGAAGTTGCGTCTGGTCGTCCCCGAACACGTCGAAGTTGAAGCCGAAGCGCGGCGCCCAGTGGAGCACCGGATCCGGCGTGTCTCCCGGCCGGGCCCCGTTCATCGAGTAGTAATCCTTGATGGCGGGAATCGTCGTGTTGCGCGGGTTCAGCTGTGGGGAGGCGTCGTCCGGAACGGCCGGGTTGTCCTGGTTGGCGTACGCCGGATCGTCCAGGTACACCGGGATGTCGACCCGAAGGCCCCCCGTGATCGTCAGGCGCTCACTCGCCGTCCATTCGTCCTGCACGTACAGGCTGGTGTTGAGCGCGCGGAAGGCGCCCTCTGCGCTCGTGTTGTCGCCGACCACCTCTTCGAACTGGCCGGATCCCGGGGTATTATCTTGAAGCGAGAAGGCGCGGGCGAAGAGGCTCGTCGCGGGCTCGTTCGGGTACTGCCCGCAGTCGAAGAACGGATGTCCTTCGACCCCCTGCGCCCCACTTGAGGCACACAAGGTTTGGGCGAACTCGTCCATCGAGGTGCCGTTGTCCCCGGCCAGAAAGTCCGAGAACTGGTACCAGCCGTAGTTAAAGGGGACGAACCGGTTGGCCAGGTCGTAGAGCTCGTTGTGCGTCCCAACGGTGACGGTGTGATCCCCCAGGAAGAAGTTGAAGTCATTCGTGAGGGTGAAGACCTCCTGCTTGAGGAAGTTGACCGTCGAGAACGGCTCGCCGCCGAGCGAGATGTCTGCCCCGCCGTCGAAGATATCGATGGTCGGGAAGGGCTGACTGAGGTTCGTGTCCCGGTCGTCCTCTACGTTTTTGTAGCTGAGAATCAGCTTGTTGGCGTAGTCATTTCCGAACGTGCTGTTCAGCTCCAGCGCGCCGATGTGCGTCGTGTTCGGGAAGACCTCATTCCGGCTGGAGAAGGACAGTGCACTGTTGCCGCCCCCGAAGGCGTCCACGTTCTCGGAACTCGAGTAGCTGTAGCGCGCACTCAGGCGGTGATTCTGGCTGATGTTCCAGTCAATCTTCCCCAGGAACTTGTCGCTGTCGAGCGTGGTGGTCTGCCCCCGGAAACTGCCGGGGTCGTACCGGTTGCCGACCGTTCGTTCAAGAAAGGTCAAGAGGTCCTGCACGTCCTGCTCCGTCTGAATGGCCGTTCCCTGGAAGTCGCCGTCCGGTCCCAGCGTGCTCTGGAACGGCTGCGGGGAGGACTCTCGATTGATGTCGAAGTTGACGAAGAAGAAGAGCTCGTCCTCGACGATAGGGCCGCCGAAGCGTCCCACGTAGCGCTCATTGGTAAAGTCCGGAAACCCGCCGTCGGGGAGGTCCTCCGTGACGTTCTGGTCCCGATACTCGAAGGCCACCGACCCCTTGTACTGGTTCGTCCCGCTTCGCGTGATGGCGTTGATGGCCCCGCCGCCAAAATAGCTCTGCGTGACGTCGTAGGGGGAAATCTCAATGTTGAAGCTCTTGATCGCATCGGTGCTGATCGGCGAGGCGCCCGTCTGCCCGCCATCGGTGCCCTGCGCCGAAAGGCCGAAGACATCGTTGCTCACCGCCCCGTCAATGAAGATGGAATTGTACCGGTTGTTCTGGCCGGCAATCGAGATTGAGGAGCCGTCGTCGTCGCTGTTGCCGACGATGGCCTGGGGCACGAAGCGCGCGAAGTCCGCAATCTCACGGTCCATGGTCGGCGCGGTCTCCACCTCCTCCTCCGAGATGTTGGTGGAGAGGCCTTTGCGGCTCTCGTCGAACACGGCGCCCTGTTCTCCCACGACCGTCACTTCGTCCATCTGCTCGGTCTGCGGCTGGAGTTGGAAGCGAAACTCTCGCGTCTCCCCAAGGTCAAGCTGCACCTGGGTCTCGCGCCTGGACTGGTAGCCGACGAACGAGGCCGTGATGGTGTAGGGCCCCCCCACGCGCACATTGGCGAGGGTGAACTGCCCGTCCGCACCGGTCGATGTGCCGTAGCGCGATCCGCTCGGCTCGTGCACGGCCACGACATTGGCGCCCGGGAGTGGGGCCTCGTTCTCATCGAGGATCGTGCCACTGATTGTTGCCGAGGTGACGCCTTGACCGTGGGCGGCCGGCGGCCAGGCGAGAAGGCCCGCGAGCAAAAGCAGGGGTATGATTGTAGCCCAACGTTTCATGATGGACAAAGGAGTTGTTAAAGCGAAAGCGAATAGAAGGAGTGCCAGCGACAAAGTCCATGGCGGCCCGCTCCCCGCGCCGCCCGGTGTGCCTCATGGGCTGAGGCTTGAACATGAACCACTCAGACGATACGAACCATGCCCCGCTTTTGCCACCCATCTTTTTTAAGATATTGTGCCTCGCACGTCCTTAATGTCGGGATAATGGTTTCGTAATGGTCGATTACGTCTCGGATACAAGCTTTTCAAACTCCACGCCGGGCCGGAGGGGACGTGCCACGACATTGCAGCGTTCTCCAGCGTGTCGCCCTGACGCACTGGTGGAGGACCTACCAGTCGTGTCCCGAGGTGCGACCGGCTTCCACACTCAGGGCGACGGACGGCCTACGGTGCGCGATGCGCTCCAACGGTGCGCTACAGCGCCCCCGGCACCAGCAGCGTCGCCACGAGGCCCGAGAGGACCACGCCGTCAAACGTACCCGCCCCGCCGATGCTGGCCATCCCGGTGCCGATGTCGGCGATGTCGCCGAGGTGCAGCAGGTCGGCCCCGATGAGGGGCCCGAGCACGCCCGTCGCGAAGGCGACGGGCG
This window encodes:
- a CDS encoding TonB-dependent receptor encodes the protein MLAGLLAWPPAAHGQGVTSATISGTILDENEAPLPGANVVAVHEPSGSRYGTSTGADGQFTLANVRVGGPYTITASFVGYQSRRETQVQLDLGETREFRFQLQPQTEQMDEVTVVGEQGAVFDESRKGLSTNISEEEVETAPTMDREIADFARFVPQAIVGNSDDDGSSISIAGQNNRYNSIFIDGAVSNDVFGLSAQGTDGGQTGASPISTDAIKSFNIEISPYDVTQSYFGGGAINAITRSGTNQYKGSVAFEYRDQNVTEDLPDGGFPDFTNERYVGRFGGPIVEDELFFFVNFDINRESSPQPFQSTLGPDGDFQGTAIQTEQDVQDLLTFLERTVGNRYDPGSFRGQTTTLDSDKFLGKIDWNISQNHRLSARYSYSSSENVDAFGGGNSALSFSSRNEVFPNTTHIGALELNSTFGNDYANKLILSYKNVEDDRDTNLSQPFPTIDIFDGGADISLGGEPFSTVNFLKQEVFTLTNDFNFFLGDHTVTVGTHNELYDLANRFVPFNYGWYQFSDFLAGDNGTSMDEFAQTLCASSGAQGVEGHPFFDCGQYPNEPATSLFARAFSLQDNTPGSGQFEEVVGDNTSAEGAFRALNTSLYVQDEWTASERLTITGGLRVDIPVYLDDPAYANQDNPAVPDDASPQLNPRNTTIPAIKDYYSMNGARPGDTPDPVLHWAPRFGFNFDVFGDDQTQLRGGTGVFTSRQPFVWPGGMYLNNGTNTGSVDFIVDDVPFRPNPENGLTVADVSDRSPTDLIPSGRLEMFEENYFNPRFWRTSIGVDQELPGGIVGTFEAQYSNTLKNVLVTNVNLRPANETLNGPDNRPIWVPEEYGPGNSEYTQAGDQRIDTRYSNIHRVGNTSRGYSYNLTARLRKTFEGIVTENSGLRTDVSYTYGESYSVNDGLSSQVNSLWDGVEHVDGANSLDLARSDFSPGHRVLGRFSYRQQLGDRFALTTTLIYDGQSGRPFSYVIGGSENMVQERGEANSLFYVPRTASSLEFSDIDQETGPTITAEQQAAALDQFIRQNDYLSRKRGEYTSRNADRSPWEGVVDLNLRLEIFQELLGRRQSVELTANVFNFSSLLGDVFGTDWGERYAGLNQVNLTSFNGFENPPGENPEEGNPAGMNLTPVYTAQGVIDNAVDTNGDGVADQIRTLNQDEIFDEIRTGSTYSSQWQMKFGVRYNF